TACTATCGAATATTGATATAACATATATCCCCTTGTTTGTATTAGCCGCAGTCATAGGCCAGGTCTGGGGCGGAAAACTGGAGTTTAAATCTTGAAAGCTAATATCCTCGTAAGCCCCCGCAAGATAGAGCTTCGTGAGTTGAAAGTTCCGGAACCCTCTCGCGGAGAAATCCTTGTAAAAATCAAGGCAGCGCTTACCTGCGGAACAGACCTTAAGGCTTTCAGCAGGGGACATCATATAATTCCGATGCCCGGAGTCTTCGGACATGAATTCTCCGGAATAATTGCGGCAGCAGGTAAAGGAGTAAAAAAATTCAGAAAAGGCAATGAGATAATGGCAGTCCACAGCGCTCCCTGCCTTAAGTGCAGATACTGCAAGAGAGGGCTTTTTAATATCTGCGAAAATATAATGGAGACCAAAGTCCTCGGAGCATTCGCAGAGTATATTCTGCTTCCGGAGCATATTGTGAAACAGAATGTATTTCGCAAACCTAAAAACCTGACATTTGAAGAGGCTGCATTCCTTGAGCCGCTGTCATGCGTTATACACGGAATGCAGGGACTGCAAATAAAAAAAGGTGACAGGGCCTTGATAATAGGCGCGGGGCCCATCGGGCTTCTCCATCTTCTTTTACTGAAAAATAAAGGCGCTGATGTGATAATTTCAGGCTTTGAGAAAAGGCGCCTTGCGCTTGCAAAGAAACTCGGCGCTGCGTCAGCAGTAACACCCGATAGCATTGAAT
This DNA window, taken from Nitrospirota bacterium, encodes the following:
- a CDS encoding alcohol dehydrogenase catalytic domain-containing protein, encoding MKANILVSPRKIELRELKVPEPSRGEILVKIKAALTCGTDLKAFSRGHHIIPMPGVFGHEFSGIIAAAGKGVKKFRKGNEIMAVHSAPCLKCRYCKRGLFNICENIMETKVLGAFAEYILLPEHIVKQNVFRKPKNLTFEEAAFLEPLSCVIHGMQGLQIKKGDRALIIGAGPIGLLHLLLLKNKGADVIISGFEKRRLALAKKLGAASAVTPDSIESNVESFTGGLGVDYVFECTGQPSVWQSAVYYVRRGGTVILFGGCKTGTTVTYDTSRLHYDEITLKGVFHFTPADVKEAYNLLKKRQIPVSKLISGQYLLTDTEKAFLKLMEGEGIKYAIIP